The DNA segment GCATAGAAGAACCCTGGAACACAGATAGCAATAAGACCGTTCTGGTTATTGACGATTCCAAAACCGCTCTATTTAGTGCCAAGCAAACCGTCAATCTGCTGGGTTTCTCTTGCCTGTTAGCGAATGACGTTGTAGAAGGAATTCAAGCTGCGGATGAGCTTTTACCGGATTTGATATTAATGGATGTGGAAATGCCAAAGATGAACGGCTTTCAAGCAACTCGAATCTTGCGGGCAAAAAGCACAACCTGCGATATCCCCATTATCATCGTCAGCGGGACGGATTCTCCTGCCAATCGTATGTGGTCAGAGAAAATCGGCGCGAACGGTTTTCTACCCAAACCGCTGGATGGCAAAACTTTGAACAAACTGGCCAAAGAATTGATCTTCCTGCGCCTGCCTAAGGTGAGCTAACACCATCCACTGAAACCAATTTAAACATCGACTCCTAAACAACAACGCCCGCCATTGTCGCGGGCGTAGTACTTTGAACCGGTAACGTATCTCATCTATACTCATGGCATCTGTTTCTATAACTTTAATGCTCGACTTTCAATAGTCAGCGTTTGGCGTGCAGTCATCAATAGCTAATGGCAGGAGAAACCATGCAGCATACACTTGGCAGACTCGGTTCGCGAGTCTCATTATGCCTTCTATTCGTTTTTTTCAGCGGTTGCGCCGGTGGTATTAAGTACTATTCCGACACTCAACGCGCAACTCTTTACATCGTCAAAGTCCACAACACAATACTAAACCAGGTTGAGTACAGTGAGACCCAAAGTAATAACAAAATTGCAGCCGCCAGCAATGTTTTTGGAAATTGTGCCAATGCAAACGAAGCATCAGATGCTGATTTATCAGCTCTTTGCCAATTACTGGACAGTATAAAACTCAAAGCCGGACCGGAAGCGACTGCGCAAGTGGAAGTGTTAATTCCCGGTACCGAAGCTTCCAAAAAAGGCGGTTCAACCAAGGAACTCAAACCTAAGGACATTCAAGACGAGTATATAGAATTTACCCGCGAGTACGCCGACCAACAAGGAGCCCGCATCACCCTCATTGGGGCATCAAAAGCCGGGAATATCGTACCCAGACTGGAAAGTGGTATAACTGAGATTTCCTTTATCCGCGGTGAACTTGGCAAAGTAAAACGTCAAGATAAATATTGTTTACGATTAACCGTTATGGGCAAAATGGTCTCCAAGGACGAAGAGATACCCATAGAGATTAATCATAAAGTAAGCTGTAAACCGGTTAAAGATTGGGTGAAAGATGGGGAATTTGTGTTCCGAACAGTGCTGGCCGACAAACTGAGATCCGTTTCTTCTCAGCTCATTGATGAGTTTTCTCTACTTTACCGCCCTGACACTGAATATAAAAGCACGGCTTTTGTTCATCGGGAAGAAGCTTTTTCCAAACACTATCCTGATTATGTACTGGCCGCATTAAAACCGGCTTTACGTATACTAACAGATGAGGAATACCATAAACTCTCCGGGTCTGACAAAGTCAGCACCAATTGGTACTTTGGCATTCCCATCACCGAAAGCACCCAACCCGAATTGAGCTGGGAGGCCTTTCCCTTACAATGGGATGCGAATTTGAAAAAACCGGCTATTCATATAGCCAATATACGTTATGACTTAAACATCTATGAGGCCGATACGGTCCAAAGAAGCGGCATCAATGTAGATTCCGGCGGTCATATACCCGGCAAGTGGGTCTACAAAAAAACCGATCTGGAGAGCAATAGTCATACCCCAACTGAAGCTTTACAGCCATGTAAGAAATACTTTTGGACGGTCCGAGCACTTTTCAGAATGGCCGGTGCTGCCCGCTTTACCGAATGGGGAGGGGTTTATGATTTTCGCAGCTTGCCCTGGAAATATCGACTCAAGGGCAGCGAGTATCAGCGCTTTGTGCATCCATCCCGGTTTTATTACATTTTTCAAACGCCGGCAGAGAGCGGTGGTAGCTGTTCGTAAATCCCCTACCCACGCTTACCATACCCATTGCTGAGCCCAAAACGGCCGGCAATGGGTCAATGTTGAAACTCCCCCGCCCAGGCTGTTACCGGCCTCCAGTCTTCCCCCATATGGACATGCAATTGCAGTAAGTAACCGCTTTAAAAACAATCCTTAATGCCGAATTTTGGGGACCAATCCACAGTTTTGCTATTTGAATTGTATACAATACTAACTATGCTTTTACTGAAGTACTGGAAGTTTTTATGCAACACTATGATTTGTCCAATATTTCGCTCAATAGCGGCCGTAGAATAAGCGTCCAAGTTGGAAAAGATGTTCAGTTGGTTGTCCGCAGTAATAGCGACACGGTCGTGGCGCACACAACGCTGCCTTATCCCTTGGCCGGCCTCGCCGGTGGCTACCTTCTCGCTTCTCCCAGTGAAAGGTATTTACTAATGAGTATATTCTCCGGTCAAAGTGAGGAAGGCTATGAGCTGTTTGATGTATCCAGCGACATACGCCACCTATCGGGGTGCCAGTATTTGAAGGGTGAAGCGGCGACTTACTGTTTTTCACCGGATGAAAGCAGTATCATCATGACATTACCCTACAGCAGCAGTGAATGGTGGCAACCTTGGGATGACGATGACATGGAATTGGATGAGGATGGTCGCCGCTATTTTGATTTCGGGCTGATACAGCAACACCGAATCGGAACCAATAAAATTACCCGGTCAATCATTCGGATTTTTCCCCCGGAACAATGGGTACCCAACAGAAACAGCTACAGCCCCTGTATGAAACCCAAGTTTCTCAACTCCGATAAATTGAGTTTCACCATGCCCTGGGGCACCGAACAAATCT comes from the Gammaproteobacteria bacterium genome and includes:
- a CDS encoding response regulator, whose product is MNILKNMLSKQNKPIASIEEPWNTDSNKTVLVIDDSKTALFSAKQTVNLLGFSCLLANDVVEGIQAADELLPDLILMDVEMPKMNGFQATRILRAKSTTCDIPIIIVSGTDSPANRMWSEKIGANGFLPKPLDGKTLNKLAKELIFLRLPKVS